In one window of Acidobacteriota bacterium DNA:
- a CDS encoding nucleoside-diphosphate kinase, which yields MERTLTIIKPDAVAAGHVGDIIRIFESNKLTIKAARLVSLTRKEAEGFYAVHRGKGFFESLTGFMSSGPALAMVLEGEDAIARLRKLMGATNPANADAGTIRKLYARDIEHNAVHGSDAPETAAFEISYFFPGIELL from the coding sequence TTGGAACGCACACTTACCATCATCAAACCTGACGCCGTTGCGGCGGGACACGTTGGCGACATTATCAGGATTTTCGAATCCAACAAACTTACGATTAAGGCGGCCCGACTGGTCTCCCTTACCAGAAAAGAGGCTGAAGGCTTCTATGCCGTACACCGTGGCAAAGGATTTTTTGAAAGCCTGACAGGTTTTATGAGCTCCGGGCCGGCCCTTGCGATGGTGCTCGAGGGCGAGGACGCCATCGCGCGACTGAGAAAATTGATGGGCGCCACCAACCCAGCCAACGCAGATGCGGGCACCATCCGTAAACTTTACGCCCGTGACATTGAGCACAACGCCGTTCATGGCTCGGACGCGCCAGAAACCGCAGCCTTTGAGATATCCTATTTCTTCCCCGGTATCGAACTCCTGTAA
- a CDS encoding aminodeoxychorismate/anthranilate synthase component II, producing MILVIDNYDSFTYNLVQYFGELGAQLEVRRNDQITLEEIERMSPERIVISPGPKTPSEAGICLDVILNFSGRVPILGVCLGHQAIGQAFGGKVIRAPEIMHGKTSVISHDGKTIFAGLPNPFPATRYHSLIVDRGSLPDCLAVSATSPDGLIMGLRHKELKVEGVQFHPESVLTDAGMQLLANFLKV from the coding sequence ATGATTCTCGTTATCGATAACTACGATTCGTTTACTTACAACCTGGTTCAGTATTTTGGTGAGCTGGGCGCTCAACTGGAAGTGCGCCGCAATGACCAGATCACACTTGAAGAGATCGAGCGCATGTCGCCTGAACGCATTGTGATCTCGCCAGGCCCCAAGACCCCTTCCGAGGCAGGCATATGCCTTGATGTCATTCTGAATTTTTCCGGTCGCGTGCCGATTCTGGGAGTTTGCCTGGGCCATCAGGCCATTGGGCAGGCCTTCGGAGGAAAAGTAATCCGGGCGCCGGAAATTATGCACGGCAAGACCAGTGTGATTTCCCATGACGGCAAGACCATCTTTGCCGGATTGCCAAATCCTTTCCCAGCCACCCGCTACCATTCGCTCATCGTTGACCGTGGCAGCCTTCCTGACTGCCTGGCTGTTTCCGCCACGTCGCCCGATGGGCTCATCATGGGCCTTCGCCATAAGGAGTTGAAAGTGGAAGGTGTCCAGTTTCACCCGGAATCAGTCCTTACTGACGCAGGCATGCAGTTGCTGGCCAATTTCTTAAAGGTTTAA
- a CDS encoding N-acetyltransferase, giving the protein MTTVIHPITLEGRGVRLEPLSLSHHAQLCEAGLSFELWHWTTNNVRTPEDMRAYIEKALAEQAQGTSLPFATIDQASGKVIGSTRYLNIDISNLRVEIGATWLAKNWQRTAANTEAKYLMLRHAFEKFGCIRVEFKTDSLNQRSREAILRLGAKEEGTLRNHMLTWTGRIRHTVYFSIIDSEWPEVKARLEGMLAHTPRTQ; this is encoded by the coding sequence ATGACCACGGTAATACATCCCATCACGCTGGAAGGGCGAGGGGTCCGCCTGGAGCCGCTCAGCCTTTCTCACCACGCTCAGTTGTGTGAAGCCGGCCTTAGCTTCGAGTTGTGGCATTGGACCACGAACAATGTGAGAACACCGGAGGACATGCGCGCCTACATCGAGAAGGCGCTCGCCGAACAGGCACAGGGGACATCACTGCCATTCGCCACCATTGACCAGGCTAGCGGGAAGGTGATCGGGAGCACCCGCTACCTGAACATCGACATTTCTAATCTTCGCGTGGAAATCGGCGCTACCTGGCTCGCCAAGAACTGGCAGCGGACCGCCGCAAATACTGAAGCCAAATACCTGATGCTGCGTCACGCTTTCGAGAAGTTTGGATGCATCCGGGTGGAATTCAAAACGGACTCGCTGAACCAGCGCTCACGCGAAGCTATTCTGCGCCTGGGCGCCAAAGAAGAAGGGACCCTGCGCAACCACATGCTGACATGGACGGGCCGCATCCGGCACACCGTCTATTTCAGCATCATTGACTCCGAATGGCCTGAAGTGAAAGCGCGCCTTGAAGGAATGCTGGCGCATACCCCCAGGACGCAGTAA
- a CDS encoding four helix bundle protein, giving the protein MTGTFAANYRGVCRARSKAEFIAKMGVVLEEADETFFWLELLVVAEVVPKPKLEGRLAETSELVRVFSAPRQAALTRPLKSSASKLNGVAVQSLNLR; this is encoded by the coding sequence GTGACCGGGACGTTTGCGGCAAACTACCGCGGTGTTTGCAGAGCGCGTTCGAAGGCCGAGTTCATAGCTAAGATGGGAGTGGTTCTTGAAGAAGCAGACGAGACGTTCTTCTGGCTTGAACTTCTGGTTGTGGCCGAAGTTGTTCCGAAGCCCAAGTTGGAAGGGCGGTTGGCTGAGACGAGTGAACTCGTGCGGGTTTTCTCCGCCCCGAGGCAGGCGGCCCTGACGCGTCCGCTTAAAAGTTCGGCATCGAAACTCAACGGAGTGGCTGTTCAATCGCTCAATCTCAGGTAG
- a CDS encoding sugar phosphate isomerase/epimerase yields the protein MGATGSAASTVAHTRRLPKQNVDPQAPRDFKLGLVTYNLARDWDVDTLIKNCEATGFEGAELRTTHKHGVEPTLTKAQRAEVRKKFSDSGVKLASLGSTCSFQSPDPAEVKQNIQTAREFCELAHDVGAIGVKVRPNGFPPKVPHEKTLDQIGRALSKCGDIARDNGVEIWLEVHGEGTQLPQSIYRIMTVADHPAIGICWNSNPPDVVGGSVRQNFDLIGPWLRSCHIHELWDPEYPYGELFALFRSVGYNRFTFAEIPESCEPVRLMRYYRKLWEYEAAA from the coding sequence ATGGGGGCAACAGGTTCCGCTGCCAGCACCGTGGCGCATACCCGCCGGTTGCCGAAGCAGAATGTCGACCCTCAGGCCCCCAGGGATTTTAAGCTGGGACTGGTGACTTACAATCTGGCCAGGGATTGGGACGTGGATACCCTCATCAAAAATTGTGAAGCCACCGGCTTTGAAGGGGCTGAGTTGCGCACCACGCACAAGCACGGCGTTGAGCCAACACTCACGAAGGCCCAGCGCGCGGAAGTGCGGAAGAAATTTTCTGATTCGGGCGTCAAGCTGGCCAGCCTGGGGTCAACATGCTCGTTCCAATCGCCTGACCCAGCCGAGGTGAAACAAAACATCCAGACGGCCCGGGAATTCTGCGAACTGGCGCACGATGTGGGCGCGATCGGCGTTAAAGTAAGGCCAAATGGGTTCCCGCCCAAAGTGCCTCATGAGAAAACGCTCGACCAGATCGGCCGCGCTCTCTCAAAATGCGGCGACATCGCGCGCGACAATGGGGTCGAAATCTGGCTGGAGGTTCACGGAGAGGGAACGCAATTGCCTCAGAGCATTTACCGCATCATGACTGTCGCCGACCACCCCGCGATCGGGATCTGCTGGAACTCAAATCCTCCGGACGTTGTGGGCGGTTCCGTAAGACAGAATTTCGATCTGATCGGCCCCTGGCTGCGAAGCTGCCATATCCACGAGCTTTGGGATCCCGAGTATCCTTACGGCGAGCTCTTTGCGCTGTTCCGAAGCGTGGGCTACAATCGCTTTACTTTTGCAGAAATTCCGGAAAGCTGTGAACCGGTCCGGCTGATGCGCTATTATCGCAAACTGTGGGAATATGAGGCGGCAGCGTAA
- a CDS encoding gluconate 2-dehydrogenase subunit 3 family protein, with the protein MDEKLIGRRRALKYFGLLSASAAGVEFLANWLPGGRETLAASPLAGLVPITGVSQAMPASTGPYVPQFFKPEEFRTVGILTEMIIPTDDQPGAKEARVADYIDFVVYSAAEFEPSMQKQWIDGLGLLNELSGKKYGNSFSDLSPSQREELLTEMSAPEHNPKAGHPGFDFYMLLKSMTLESFFTSKVGLIDFLEYKGLAFLTEFPGCTHPEHQT; encoded by the coding sequence ATGGACGAAAAACTGATCGGAAGACGGCGGGCCCTGAAGTATTTTGGACTGCTCAGCGCATCCGCGGCAGGCGTTGAGTTCCTTGCGAATTGGCTGCCTGGTGGAAGGGAAACTCTCGCGGCCTCCCCGCTCGCCGGACTGGTGCCGATAACCGGGGTTTCGCAAGCAATGCCGGCTTCAACCGGACCCTACGTGCCGCAATTTTTCAAGCCGGAAGAGTTCCGCACCGTTGGAATACTGACGGAGATGATTATTCCTACTGACGACCAGCCCGGTGCAAAAGAAGCCAGGGTGGCCGACTATATCGATTTTGTTGTCTATTCTGCAGCAGAGTTTGAGCCGTCAATGCAAAAGCAGTGGATCGACGGGCTTGGGTTGCTCAACGAGTTGAGCGGCAAGAAATACGGAAACTCTTTTTCGGATCTTTCGCCGTCCCAAAGAGAAGAACTGCTAACAGAGATGAGCGCCCCCGAACACAACCCGAAAGCCGGACACCCCGGATTTGATTTCTACATGCTGTTGAAAAGCATGACGCTTGAATCTTTCTTCACGTCGAAGGTGGGGTTGATCGATTTTCTGGAATACAAGGGGCTTGCTTTCCTGACAGAGTTTCCGGGCTGCACGCATCCCGAACACCAGACGTGA
- a CDS encoding ADP-forming succinate--CoA ligase subunit beta: MKIHEYQAKQILARFGVSVPRGEVAYTPEEAREIATRLGGTVVVKAQIHAGGRGKAGGVKLARSAAEAENIANEMLGKKLVTVQTGPDGRIVRRLLIEEGLDIAHEFYLGIVIDRMTASPVFMASSEGGVEIEIVAAEHPEKLLKETINPAVGLQPFQARKIAFGLGIDALLVNEAAKFFAALYRAFQSSDASMAEINPFVLTRDGRLLALDAKMNFDDNALFRHKDIRELRDLDEEDPLEVKASNYNLNYIRLDGNVGCMVNGAGLAMATMDIIQYAGGQPANFLDVGGGANEEQVRRGFEIILGDPNVRAVLINIFGGIMRCDIVASGVVAAAKSLGIKVPVVVRLEGTNVELGQKILQDSGLRFTVANGMKDAAEKVVAQVKG, encoded by the coding sequence ATGAAGATCCACGAATATCAAGCCAAACAGATTCTTGCGCGATTTGGCGTTTCGGTCCCCAGGGGTGAAGTTGCTTACACACCGGAAGAGGCCCGCGAAATCGCCACGCGCCTGGGCGGTACGGTGGTGGTGAAAGCGCAGATCCACGCCGGAGGCAGAGGCAAGGCTGGTGGCGTCAAGCTGGCCCGCTCCGCGGCAGAAGCCGAAAACATCGCCAACGAGATGCTTGGCAAGAAGCTGGTCACGGTGCAGACCGGGCCCGATGGCCGTATTGTCCGGCGGCTATTGATTGAGGAAGGCCTCGACATCGCGCACGAGTTTTACCTGGGCATTGTGATCGACCGCATGACAGCTTCACCTGTCTTTATGGCATCGAGTGAAGGCGGAGTTGAGATCGAGATCGTCGCCGCCGAGCATCCGGAGAAACTTTTGAAGGAAACCATTAATCCGGCGGTTGGCCTCCAGCCGTTTCAGGCCCGCAAGATCGCCTTCGGACTGGGGATTGACGCGCTCCTGGTAAACGAGGCCGCCAAATTTTTTGCGGCGCTCTACCGTGCGTTCCAGTCGAGCGATGCGTCGATGGCGGAGATCAATCCGTTCGTGTTGACGCGCGACGGGCGCCTGCTGGCGCTCGACGCCAAGATGAATTTTGACGACAATGCGCTCTTCCGGCACAAGGATATTCGCGAATTGCGCGACCTGGACGAAGAAGACCCGCTGGAAGTAAAAGCCTCGAATTACAACTTGAATTACATCCGCCTTGACGGCAACGTTGGATGCATGGTGAACGGCGCGGGCCTTGCCATGGCCACCATGGATATTATCCAGTATGCAGGGGGCCAGCCGGCCAACTTCCTGGATGTGGGCGGAGGCGCCAACGAGGAGCAGGTCCGCCGTGGCTTTGAGATTATTCTGGGCGATCCCAACGTGCGCGCGGTGCTCATTAATATTTTCGGAGGCATCATGCGCTGTGACATTGTGGCCAGCGGCGTGGTGGCTGCCGCAAAGAGCCTGGGGATTAAGGTCCCCGTGGTTGTTCGCCTGGAAGGCACCAACGTCGAACTCGGCCAGAAGATCCTGCAGGATTCTGGCCTGCGATTCACCGTGGCCAATGGCATGAAGGACGCGGCGGAAAAAGTGGTCGCGCAGGTGAAAGGCTGA
- a CDS encoding S9 family peptidase, producing MERLVPQRLRTFAATFVSLSTFIAILFLTGPSALGQKKPLTPELVTNDDQVVTPSIRSIIWRPAHDEVSYVREDSGEGLWLYDVASRKAHRLELPASADPATYQWSPDGSKILFKGGNDLWVFDLQSSEAKRLTNDSEKEEEPTFSPAGDAVAFVKQNNIYTISLKTGKTTQLTRDGSEWVHNGTLDWVYKEELADRATGRSYEWSPDGNEIAYLKLDDLHVPRYPLINFLGRHVEFDIQRFPQPGDPNPNASLHVVPAAGGLIRTWEPKNSIFPVEYFAPRFTWTPDSKSVCFLTLNRDQTGEAVHLWNVDSGADRTLLEEHDKYWINSLNPPEFLRDGRFLWLSERDGWMHLYLYNMDGKLQARVTSSDWMIDRPLFSDLPMFQTGGNSGWVYFLSTQTDPRQRQIYRVHLDGTGLERVSKLSGTHVFHLSADGRFYVDTFSDFQTPPKTRVYQSNGEEVAMLDNPANHLDEYKLGGTEFVTLAAPGGVELYARMVKPPDFDPHKKYPVIVKVYGGPEVQMVTNSWGVTSLEDQLFAEHGYVLWILDNRGSWGRGHAWESAIFEHMGRQELKDQLTGLDYLKSLPYVDSTRMGIWGWSYGGYMTLYTLTHAPDVFKCGAAGGPVVDWKFYDSIYTERYMRTPDMNPDGYQESSPLEAAGNLTANLLLMHGVDDDNVHLQNTINFIQALVRNGKSYQLYLQPGEKHGFSAYSARLYLLNRLLQFFDENLHPAVQ from the coding sequence TTGGAGCGCCTTGTGCCTCAACGACTAAGAACATTCGCCGCAACCTTTGTCAGCCTTTCCACTTTTATTGCAATCTTGTTTTTGACAGGTCCTTCCGCGCTGGGGCAGAAGAAGCCTCTTACGCCCGAACTGGTAACGAACGATGACCAGGTGGTTACGCCATCCATCAGGAGCATTATATGGCGGCCCGCTCACGACGAGGTCAGTTACGTCCGGGAAGATTCCGGCGAAGGATTGTGGCTTTATGATGTCGCCAGCCGCAAAGCCCATCGCCTGGAGCTTCCTGCCAGTGCGGACCCCGCCACTTATCAATGGTCGCCCGACGGCAGCAAAATACTCTTCAAGGGCGGCAACGACCTCTGGGTGTTTGACCTCCAGAGCAGCGAGGCGAAGCGGCTTACGAACGATTCTGAGAAGGAAGAAGAACCAACCTTTTCACCTGCCGGCGATGCCGTCGCCTTCGTCAAGCAGAACAATATCTATACGATTTCATTGAAGACTGGTAAGACCACGCAGCTTACCAGGGACGGATCGGAATGGGTGCACAACGGGACGCTCGACTGGGTTTACAAAGAGGAGTTGGCGGACCGCGCCACAGGACGGTCCTACGAATGGTCGCCTGACGGGAATGAGATTGCATACCTGAAGCTCGATGACCTGCACGTCCCGCGATATCCCCTGATCAACTTTCTCGGCCGGCACGTTGAGTTCGACATCCAGCGCTTTCCCCAGCCTGGAGATCCCAACCCCAATGCATCTCTCCACGTGGTTCCGGCTGCGGGCGGCCTCATCAGAACCTGGGAGCCTAAAAATTCCATCTTCCCTGTTGAGTATTTTGCTCCACGGTTCACCTGGACGCCCGATTCAAAATCCGTTTGCTTCCTTACCTTGAATCGCGACCAGACGGGTGAGGCTGTACATCTCTGGAATGTGGATTCAGGGGCCGACCGTACCCTGCTCGAAGAGCATGACAAGTATTGGATTAATTCCCTGAATCCACCCGAATTTCTCCGTGACGGACGCTTCTTGTGGCTTTCCGAGCGCGATGGCTGGATGCATCTCTATCTCTACAATATGGACGGCAAGCTGCAGGCGAGGGTCACCAGCAGCGATTGGATGATCGACCGCCCCCTGTTCTCTGACCTCCCCATGTTCCAGACAGGGGGCAATTCGGGCTGGGTTTATTTCCTTTCAACACAAACTGACCCGCGCCAACGGCAGATTTATCGTGTTCATCTCGACGGCACTGGCCTGGAAAGGGTTTCGAAGCTGTCCGGTACCCACGTTTTCCACCTTTCGGCAGATGGCCGGTTCTACGTCGACACGTTTTCCGATTTCCAGACACCGCCCAAGACCCGCGTCTACCAATCAAACGGCGAAGAGGTCGCCATGCTCGATAATCCCGCAAATCATCTGGACGAATACAAACTCGGCGGGACCGAATTTGTCACGCTCGCAGCTCCTGGCGGGGTGGAACTCTATGCGCGCATGGTGAAGCCACCGGATTTTGATCCGCACAAGAAGTATCCGGTTATCGTAAAGGTTTACGGCGGCCCCGAAGTGCAGATGGTGACGAATTCCTGGGGAGTAACTTCGCTTGAGGATCAGCTTTTCGCCGAGCACGGTTACGTGCTTTGGATCCTGGACAATCGCGGATCGTGGGGGCGCGGCCACGCCTGGGAAAGCGCTATTTTCGAGCATATGGGACGGCAGGAACTGAAAGACCAGCTAACGGGTCTTGATTACCTGAAGTCGCTTCCGTATGTCGATTCCACTCGCATGGGCATCTGGGGCTGGTCGTACGGCGGATACATGACCCTCTACACTTTGACGCACGCACCCGATGTTTTTAAGTGTGGGGCGGCCGGAGGGCCTGTCGTCGACTGGAAATTTTATGACAGCATTTATACCGAGCGGTACATGCGGACGCCGGATATGAATCCTGACGGTTACCAGGAATCGTCACCGCTCGAAGCGGCAGGGAACTTGACCGCCAACCTTCTGCTGATGCACGGTGTGGACGATGACAACGTCCACCTGCAGAACACCATTAACTTCATTCAAGCTCTGGTGCGCAACGGCAAATCGTACCAGCTTTATCTTCAACCGGGCGAAAAGCACGGCTTCAGCGCCTATTCCGCGCGGCTCTACCTTCTCAACAGGCTGTTACAGTTTTTTGATGAGAACCTGCATCCGGCGGTGCAATGA
- a CDS encoding GMC family oxidoreductase, giving the protein MASQPVYDVIVVGSGAAGGIACHVLAAKGLNVLCLEAGRRIESAKDFHTHMFPYEWAYRGNGKPGEYGKLPQGMGWKIKEWTDHLYTIPDQDPYALAPGAKFTWTRMRVLGGRTNCWGRGCDRFGPLDFKAKSLQDGWGEDWPISYDDVAPYYDAVEEFIGVAGGATSVYNTPSGKNLLPPFNPRCGEWLIKKGAGKLGIKVLPKPLAVLSKPYHGRPECHYCGGCNWGCEVAARYGSVDSVFPNLEGRPNFTLRTNAAVHTVLMDRATGKARGVTYIDAENKQEYEVYGKSVVLAASMVESIRILFNSRNRDFPSGLANSSGTLGRYLTEHVAFNDIEGFFPQLAGRPSTNDDGPGESSLYIPRYNYGHKDTKKYLRGWRFDFFTGCGMGPGPGAGMPGFGSAYKKKIKELYPTGFSIGGYGEGLAFDWNYVEIDPGGLRDRLGIPQVRFHTNAEYPEAFAIRDEMYGQMEEIMKASGAEIFPYKKEAPYPLGSVTHEAGGARMGGDPKTSVLDKWNRCHDVKNVIVADAACFVTHPEKQITHTLMALAYRACDHLAEEFRQGNV; this is encoded by the coding sequence ATGGCTTCGCAACCTGTTTATGACGTGATTGTAGTGGGGTCGGGCGCCGCAGGAGGCATCGCCTGCCATGTGCTGGCTGCCAAGGGCTTGAATGTATTGTGCCTGGAGGCGGGCCGCAGGATTGAATCCGCAAAGGACTTCCACACTCACATGTTCCCTTACGAGTGGGCCTACCGCGGCAATGGAAAACCCGGCGAGTACGGCAAACTTCCGCAGGGCATGGGCTGGAAGATCAAGGAGTGGACCGACCACCTTTATACGATTCCTGACCAGGACCCTTATGCGCTGGCTCCCGGAGCGAAATTCACCTGGACACGGATGCGCGTGCTTGGGGGGCGCACTAACTGTTGGGGACGGGGCTGTGACCGCTTCGGGCCTCTGGATTTTAAGGCAAAAAGCCTTCAGGATGGGTGGGGCGAAGATTGGCCTATCAGTTACGATGACGTTGCTCCTTACTACGACGCGGTTGAAGAATTTATTGGTGTAGCAGGCGGTGCGACAAGCGTTTACAACACTCCGAGCGGGAAGAATCTTCTTCCACCTTTCAACCCCCGTTGCGGCGAATGGCTGATCAAGAAGGGAGCCGGAAAGCTTGGCATTAAGGTCCTGCCCAAGCCACTGGCCGTCCTGAGCAAGCCTTACCACGGCCGTCCCGAGTGCCATTACTGCGGGGGATGCAACTGGGGGTGCGAGGTGGCGGCGCGTTACGGCAGCGTTGATTCCGTTTTTCCGAACCTCGAGGGCCGGCCGAATTTCACTTTGAGGACCAATGCGGCTGTGCACACCGTGCTGATGGACCGCGCAACGGGAAAGGCACGGGGTGTTACTTATATCGACGCAGAGAACAAGCAGGAATATGAGGTTTATGGAAAATCAGTAGTGCTGGCTGCCTCCATGGTGGAGTCTATCCGAATTCTCTTCAATTCGCGGAACAGGGATTTCCCCAGCGGCCTGGCGAACTCCAGCGGCACGCTGGGCCGCTATCTGACCGAACACGTGGCTTTCAATGACATCGAGGGTTTTTTCCCGCAGCTCGCGGGTCGGCCAAGCACCAATGACGACGGGCCGGGCGAATCCAGCCTTTATATTCCAAGATATAACTACGGCCACAAGGACACAAAAAAATATTTGCGTGGATGGCGGTTTGATTTCTTCACCGGCTGCGGCATGGGGCCCGGCCCGGGCGCTGGTATGCCGGGTTTCGGCTCCGCCTACAAGAAGAAGATCAAGGAACTGTACCCGACGGGATTTTCCATCGGGGGTTACGGCGAAGGGCTTGCATTCGATTGGAACTATGTGGAGATCGACCCCGGCGGCCTGCGCGATCGACTCGGCATCCCCCAGGTGCGCTTCCATACCAACGCCGAATACCCGGAGGCCTTTGCCATCCGGGATGAAATGTACGGGCAAATGGAAGAGATAATGAAAGCCTCGGGTGCTGAAATTTTTCCGTACAAAAAAGAGGCGCCTTATCCGTTGGGAAGCGTTACCCACGAGGCTGGCGGCGCGCGAATGGGAGGCGATCCGAAAACCTCGGTCCTCGATAAGTGGAATCGATGCCACGACGTGAAAAATGTCATCGTCGCGGACGCAGCTTGCTTTGTTACTCACCCAGAAAAGCAGATTACTCATACCCTGATGGCGCTTGCTTACAGGGCCTGTGATCATCTGGCGGAAGAATTCCGTCAGGGGAACGTCTAG
- the trpD gene encoding anthranilate phosphoribosyltransferase: protein MGIAEAVEKLKLGESLERQEAHAVMERLLSGRTPYEHIVALLLALREKGETTAELVGFAEVMRAHARQVLADAGVRVEKFIDSQALLDTCGTGGDRRGTANVSTATALVVAGCGVPVAKHGNRSISSRCGSADVLEALGVAIDLPLSHIPDCLDKVGMVFLFAPHLHQAMKHVMGARQSIKSKTIFNMLGPVTNPLEARHQLTGVYDEARTEMMAEALGTVGTRRAIVVAGSDGLDEITIAGSTKLSEYGAGRTETRHVQPEDFGLPRAAGETLAGGDPEQNARLLVHILDGEKNPLRDCILANSSAALVAAGMAGNFREGVAVAAESIDSGKAEWTLRALVEFTDKHRR from the coding sequence ATGGGAATTGCTGAAGCCGTTGAAAAACTGAAGCTGGGCGAAAGCCTGGAACGCCAGGAAGCTCATGCGGTGATGGAAAGGTTGCTTTCCGGACGCACGCCGTATGAGCATATCGTGGCCCTGCTGCTCGCTCTGCGCGAAAAGGGCGAGACCACTGCGGAGCTGGTGGGTTTTGCGGAGGTCATGCGCGCCCACGCCCGGCAGGTCCTGGCGGACGCTGGAGTACGCGTGGAGAAATTCATCGACTCGCAGGCGCTTCTTGACACCTGCGGCACCGGCGGCGACAGGCGAGGCACGGCAAACGTCTCAACCGCGACGGCGCTGGTGGTAGCCGGATGCGGCGTGCCTGTCGCCAAGCACGGCAACCGCTCCATTTCAAGCCGTTGCGGCAGTGCCGACGTGCTGGAAGCGCTTGGGGTGGCGATCGACCTGCCTCTCAGCCACATTCCAGACTGCCTTGACAAGGTTGGCATGGTGTTCCTTTTCGCGCCGCACCTTCATCAAGCCATGAAACACGTTATGGGCGCGCGCCAGAGCATCAAAAGCAAAACGATTTTCAATATGCTGGGGCCCGTGACCAATCCCCTGGAAGCGCGCCACCAGTTGACAGGAGTTTACGACGAGGCCCGGACGGAAATGATGGCCGAAGCCCTGGGGACGGTGGGAACGCGCCGCGCAATCGTGGTGGCAGGATCAGACGGCCTGGATGAAATCACTATCGCGGGATCGACCAAGCTTTCCGAGTACGGTGCCGGGCGGACTGAAACGCGCCACGTGCAGCCGGAAGATTTCGGGCTTCCGCGCGCCGCGGGCGAAACGCTCGCCGGTGGGGACCCGGAACAGAACGCGCGTCTTCTGGTTCATATACTTGATGGAGAGAAAAATCCGTTGCGGGATTGCATCCTGGCTAATTCCTCAGCGGCGCTGGTGGCAGCGGGCATGGCAGGCAACTTTCGCGAAGGCGTCGCCGTGGCAGCCGAGTCGATTGATTCCGGAAAAGCCGAATGGACGCTGCGTGCCCTGGTGGAATTTACTGACAAACATCGGCGGTAG
- the sucD gene encoding succinate--CoA ligase subunit alpha: MAILVNENTRLLVQGITGREGTFHTQQAVVYGTKVVAGMTPGKGGSKVDGIPVFNTVREAKKTTGANASVIFVPPPFAADAIMEAADAGIPLVVAITEGIPTLDMVNVTRFLAETGTRLIGPNCPGIISPGKCKVGIMPGSIHRPGNVGVISRSGTLTYEAVGQLTALGIGQSTCIGIGGDPIIGTSFIDALKLMNEDRETHGIVIIGEIGGTGEELAAGFIKANVRKPVVGFIAGRTAPPGRRMGHAGAIISGGKGTAADKIAAFKAAGILVAESPALIGETMARALQGKASA, translated from the coding sequence ATGGCAATACTTGTCAATGAGAATACACGCCTCCTGGTTCAGGGCATCACTGGCCGCGAGGGCACTTTCCACACGCAGCAGGCCGTCGTCTACGGGACCAAGGTGGTTGCGGGAATGACGCCAGGCAAAGGCGGCTCGAAGGTCGATGGCATCCCGGTGTTCAACACCGTGCGCGAAGCGAAGAAAACCACCGGAGCTAACGCTTCGGTGATTTTTGTTCCTCCGCCATTCGCCGCGGACGCCATCATGGAAGCAGCGGACGCGGGCATTCCTCTTGTAGTCGCAATCACGGAAGGCATTCCGACGCTGGATATGGTCAACGTCACCCGTTTTCTGGCCGAAACCGGCACGCGCCTGATCGGACCCAATTGTCCCGGAATCATTTCTCCCGGCAAATGCAAGGTTGGCATCATGCCCGGCTCGATTCATCGGCCTGGGAATGTGGGAGTGATTTCGCGCAGTGGAACTTTAACTTATGAGGCCGTCGGACAGCTCACCGCCCTTGGCATCGGGCAGTCTACCTGCATCGGTATCGGTGGTGATCCGATTATCGGCACTTCCTTCATTGACGCGCTCAAGTTGATGAATGAGGACAGAGAGACGCACGGCATCGTCATCATCGGAGAGATTGGCGGCACCGGCGAGGAACTGGCGGCCGGCTTCATCAAAGCAAATGTCAGGAAGCCGGTTGTGGGATTTATCGCTGGCCGCACCGCTCCCCCCGGGCGCCGCATGGGCCATGCCGGTGCCATCATTTCCGGCGGCAAGGGCACTGCGGCAGACAAGATTGCGGCTTTTAAGGCTGCAGGCATCCTCGTGGCTGAGAGTCCTGCGCTGATCGGCGAAACCATGGCGCGCGCTCTTCAGGGCAAAGCAAGCGCGTAG